A genomic stretch from Echeneis naucrates chromosome 6, fEcheNa1.1, whole genome shotgun sequence includes:
- the rnf115a gene encoding E3 ubiquitin-protein ligase RNF115 gives MAEAAAVPPHRFFCHCCKGEVNPKLPEYICPRCDSGFIEELTEDSSLLEGSANGIDDTATQFAQLWHLLLLERPFTTDSDTPDSEPRLPGGRLGSLSDLGGLGGAPIGGSVPAGLGGAMGGLLGAGEHWGPGRPSRLHSQRRHRSRGSTRPDRSPAVEGIVQQFLAGLFANSGVPGSPPLSWTGMLHSNPGDYAWGQGGLDAVITQLLGQLENTGPPPAEKEKISSLPTVNISQEQADCCMECPVCKEDFSVGEPVRQLPCNHFFHSDCIVPWLEMHDTCPVCRKSLNGEDSSSEPPSQSPSLSMDPRTQERWSF, from the exons ATGGCGGAGGCTGCGGCTGTTCCCCCGCATCgctttttctgtcactgttgtaAAGGAGAAGTGAACCCCAAACTGCCG GAATACATCTGTCCAAGATGTGATTCAGGGTTCATAGAAGAGTTAACAGAGGACTCCAG TCTCCTAGAGGGTAGTGCTAACGGGATAGATGACACAGCCACACAGTTTGCACAG CTATGGCACCTATTGTTACTGGAGCGGCCATTCACCACAGACAGTGACACCCCTGACTCAGAACCCCGGCTCCCTGGAGGGCGCCTAGGAAGTCTCAGCGACCTTGGGGGGCTAGGAGGTGCGCCGATTGGGGGGTCAGTCCCTGCAGGCCTAGGAGGAGCTATGGGGGGTTTGCTAGGAGCTGGGGAACACTGGGGACCTGGACGTCCCTCTCGCTTGCACAGCCAGAGAAGACACCGGTCCAGAGGCAGCACCAGGCCAGATCGCTCTCCTGCTGTGGAAGG AATTGTGCAACAATTTCTCGCTGGCCTCTTTGCCAACTCTGGAGTCCCTGGGTCACCTCCGCTTTCATG GACAGGCATGCTGCACTCTAATCCAGGGGACTATGCCTGGGGACAGGGAGGGTTAGATGCTGTGATAACACAG TTACTAGGTCAGCTGGAAAACACAGGACCTCctccagcagagaaagagaagatcTCCTCTCTCCCAACTGTCAATATCTCTCAGGAACAAGCAG ACTGCTGTATGGAATGTCCGGTGTGCAAAGAGGACTTCTCGGTCGGAGAGCCAGTCAGACAGCTACCCTGTAACCACTTCTTTCATTCAGACTGTATAGTACCCTGGCTGGAAATG CATGACACATGTCCAGTGTGTAGGAAGAGTTTGAACGGAGAAGACAGCAGTAGTGAGCCCCCATCACagtccccctccct